The Nicotiana tomentosiformis chromosome 2, ASM39032v3, whole genome shotgun sequence genome includes the window tcggaacggatccttattcacatcaagtgatcgaacaaccatcggaATACTTAACGGATGTACTCCATCCATGTAAAATCATTTCAATACCTTTTATGTGTAGGCAGATTGAAGGGAACAAAAATCTTGTTTGTCAAATGCTTaatttgcaaaccgagacataattttgtctttccgagatctttcatctcaaatttcttctttaaataatcaattgtcTTTTGGAGTTCTACAAGAGTTCCaataagatttatgtcatcaacatatacggtaAGTACAACAAATTccaatgttgttttctttatagaAACACATGAAAAAATGGCATCATTtgtataaccttcctttaataaatactcactaaggcggttataccacatttTTTCtaattgctttagaccatacaaagatctttgcaatttgattgaaaatatttttcgggactttgaattatgtgcgtcaggcattttaaatccctcgaAAATTTTCATgcatatctcattatcaagtgagcagtaaaggtaggttgtaaccacatccattaaatgcatgtcaagcttttttatggacaacaaaactaatgagataacgaaacgttatagcatccataacaggagaatacgtctcaTCATAATCGACACCATGCCTTTGTGAAAATCCCCGTGCAACAAGGCGTGTCTTATacctttgtacctcatttttttcattccttttacgtacaaagacccatttatagccaacaggcttaacaccattaggtgtttggactacatgcccaaaaacttcacgtttcgcaagtgaatccaactcgGATTGGATTGTTTCTTGTCATTTTGGCCAATtacgtctttgtcgacattctccaacaTAGTGAGGTTCAAGATcatcactatcttgcataatgctagatgcaacattgTATGAAAAGACATAACCCACCATTATATCCAATCGATTCAAATTTGTCTTAATATCGATTGGATTTATTggtagttccttattttcttgagtctcatGCTTAATGATTTCATCATGAATCTCAGGTTTGGTTAAATCGTGGATTTCTTCATGAGACTctttcgtagtgtcatcttgataatttgtttttatttttcgaggatttcgatccttaggaTCCCAGGTTTGGCACGCTTTAGGCATGTttttgactcatttgctatgacACTACAAGATTGtccaacagggacatcaatacggattggaacattTCTGCAGTGATATGTGATtttgttatccttttcaaatctgtaaatgcgtctggcatttgatttgctattttatGCAAGTGAATGATCTTTTGCatctctttttcacaaatagaggcaatgtggatcaagatgagacaatgatggGTTCTTCCATGAAATTTCCCGTTTGATTTAACCAATTTATCCCCCTAATTTTGGGAGAAGTACATCGAATGACAGTttgcaaatcgagcagtgaataaatctcccgttaatgttttgaggtagcgaataatggagggcgattcaaacccaacatataatCTTAACCTTTTTTGGGGACCCATTTTGGTGCGATGTGGCGGTGCTACAGGCACATATACTgcgcatccaaaaattcttaaatgggatatattaggttcatgacccaaaactaattgcaacggGAAATAATTAGATAATTTGTCGATTTGAGACGAACTAGCATTGTtgcatgcaaaatggcatgaccccaaacagaagTAGGTAACCTCATTTTTATGAGtaacggtcttgctatcaattgcagacgtttaatcaaagattctgcaaggccattttgagtgtgaacatgagctacaagatgttccacttttatcccaattggtaagcaataatcattaaatgcttgggatgaaaactcagcaGCATTATCAAGTCTAATAGACATAATTGGATTATCGGGAAATTGTGCCCGTAATCggattatttgtgccattaattttgcaaacgcAAGGTTGTGAGATGACAATAGgaacacatgagaccatctagaagatgcatctattaagaccataaaatatctaaacaacccactagatgggtgaataggtccacaaatacgttccaaaaacgcaggggactcaaacccaatatttgttggtgatggtctaataattaacttgccttgataacaagaaaaaaattattatttaaaagaatttttaaattctttaatggatgcccatttgagttttctataatccgtctcatcataattgatccaggatgttccaatcgatcatgccaaagtacaaaagtattggaatcggtaaccttttggtttacgatagaatgtgcctcaattgcactaattcttgtctAATACATGCTACAAGATAAAGAtgggaacttctcaataaccgttttctggccagagacatttttggtaacgatgagatattcaaAATTATTCTCATATATTGTCTCGATATGATAtctatttcggcggatatctttaaaactcaacaagttcctcttggacttggagaAGAACATTGCATAatctatgataagtattgttccccTAGGCAGAGTTATAGTAGCTCTCCCAGAGCATTCAATTAGATTACTACTGCCAgaaattgtagtaacatctgccttacacatacttaaatgagagaaatatttattttctttgaatattgtatgtgtcgtACATGAATCAACTAAACAAATATATTTACAATTGAATTTTTACCCAAGTTTGCTTTGAGAGATATTAATATTTGTTTCTCATGATTTGACATACAAAAGAAAATATACGAATAAACATTAGTATTttcaaagaaaaaggaaaagaaacaaagTTTGAATATAATGAATAAACATTAAAAAGAATCAAATAAAAAAGTGAAATGTTGTCACCCAAACTCAAACGGATGGAGTATTAATTTGTAAATAATATCTAGTAATAGTATTTTCAATATACAATATGTATATCCAAATTTCTTTTTTCAAATGCCTACAAATCATAGTATGACGTGATGCCCAGTCAAAGAATGATCGTATTAAGTGGATAGcaaattttgtattgtattttctaAATAAAATGGAGAAATTAATCAAAGGACATCGGACCTCGATCGCAATCACACTTAGTTTGGAGTGGGAGCATTTAGGGCTAAATTTATATATTTGGCTAATAAAGAGCAAAGAGAAAATGTTATGCTATACGTTATCAGGATCTCACATTCCCTGTTTTATTCGCTAGCTATTAtgaataagtaaaaataaaaaatcagacTACTCAATTATCTTTAATCACGGATCCATCACTGATCAAGTGATCTATATTTTTGTGGGGGAGGGGTGATTAACACCAGGAAAATTTTCCTGACCACAAACAGGGTCATGACCTTTTCCACGCTTAGCATAATGGGAATGCACCTCATCCACTTCAGGCAATGGTGTAGACCCAGTAGGCCGATTATCGTGATTTCTCATGAGCAAGTCATTGTTTCGTTCAACCACAAGGAGAAGAAAAATCAACTCAGAGTACTTTAAACCTTTCTCTCGATACTGTTGTTGCAGgaccatattggaggcatgaaacgttatgaacgttttttcaagcatatcatagtcaATGATACTATCTCCACGTagtttcaatttagaagtaattctgaacatCGCAGAATTGTATTCAGAAATAGACTTATTGGAACCTCATATGAGCTCAATCATATCATGCTTGTGGAAGTGTGACCAACTCATATCTTTCCTTTTAAGTCATTCCACAAAATAAGTGGATCTTTGACtgtgagatattctattttcaacccttcattaaggtgatggcgcaagaaaatcaaaggcttagcacaatcttgggtagatgctttgtttttatctttaatggcgtcttcaagacccattgcatctaaatagatttcagcatccaacacccATGACATATAGTTTTTGCCCGAAATTTCAATGGCAACGAACTTTCTTTTCATAAAATCAGtcataattaaaagaggagaaaaattataccttagtcttttcaaagagcttcttgagacgataaagtctcgtgctgataacgtgaaataaaacaataaaagaagtagAAGAATATTGCACAAaaaagagagaattcttattaatTTTGGGATGATTTACAATGGGGTAAAACCCTCAATTTATAGGGGGATaatgacttagccacaaagtaacaaactctAAAAGATAGACATTCAATCTAAGTACAATTTTATTTGTAACATTTTAAGGATTTTTAACTTTAGAATATATGATGTAAAAAGGCCGGGTTGATAGGTATATGGCGTGTAACTTCCCCGACAGAGAATGGGTTACCTTAAACCTTTATTAAGTAATTCATAATTTCTAAGGAGAATAAAATGATTCGCATAAGAAAAAGACTTCTCTATTTCATGATCCTCTCTATGTTTCGTTGGCTTAAGGGTAAGTTACTATGTATCACTGCTCAACCGTGCAGTGTATTTGGGATCAAGATTTTGTGATCGGCCTCTCATTCATAATTGTATTTCTGGTGTGCAAATTCAAAAGGAGGCATTTGTCCATGTATGATATGATTGAAGGCTTTCTGCAGAGACAAAACAATTTCATGCCAATCAGATATAATTACTCCCACATAAAGAGAATGACCAGAGGGTTCAAAGAGAAAATAGGCGAGGGAGGTTATGGCAAAGTATATAAAGGAAAGCTTCGCAGTGGTAGGGATGTAGCAGTGAAAATGTTGAGCAAGCCTAAAGCTGGTGGTGGTCAAGATTTCATGAATGAAGTAGCTACCATTGGAAGAATTCATCATGTGAATGTAGTTGGACTCGTGGGGTATTGTGTTGAGACAACAGAGCGCGCTCTTGTATACGATTTCATGCCCAATGGATCACTTGATAAGTACATCACCAGTCAGGAAGGAAGTCCTGTGTTAAGTTGGCAGAGGAAGTATGAAATTATTGTTGGAGTGGCTCGAGGAATTGAGTATTTGCATCGAGGCTGTGAGATACGAATTTTGCACTTTGACATCAAGCCTCACAACATTCTTTTGGATGAGAATTTTATCCCAAAGATTTCTGACTTTGGACTTGCTAAACTATATCCAACAGATAATAGCATTGTGACTCTCACAGCTGCTCGTGGAACGATTGGATATGTAGCTCCAGAGTTGATCAGTAGAAGCATTGGAGCAATCTCTTATAAAGCTGATGTTTACAGCTTTGGAATGCTACTAATGGAAATGCTAGACTTGAAGAGAAATGTCGCTGTAAATGAAGAAAATTCCAGCCAATATTTTCCCTGTTGGGTTTATGATAAGTTTAACAAAGGAAAGGAGATTATGGTGGATGAAGAAGCCAATGAGGATGAAAAGAAGATAAGCAGAAAGATGACTATTGTTGTGTTATGGTGCATTCAAACAAATCCGGTACAACGCCCTTCAATGAGTGTAGTAGTGGAAATGCTTGAAGGTGAAGTTGAATCTCTAGCACCACCTCCTCAGCCTCTTCAATCTCAACCAATTGCTCCATTGTTTCATCAGATGGAAAGTTCTATAACGTACTCGTCTGATTCAATGGCTTTGTTAGAAAATGCTGCTAATAATCCTGTTGAATTAGACATATGTTGTGATTGATTCATAGTTGATGTAATGTTTTTTGTAAAATGACATTCTATGAAGTTTGTTGTACTAATTATGACAGGGTAGTTGCCAATCACATTATTGTTGCAGTAAATGACTCCGCACTTCAACACTGAAATTTCCATCACTTTCTCCTTTTTGCTGGTGCATTGTCTAGTCCATTACCTGATGCACATGACAAAGTTTTATCAAGTATATGACTTTATATGAAGCAGTCAGAATTACATATTCGGATAGAGGAAGAATGGGATGCTACATTAATTGTGAGAAAACTAGCTATTGTTGGACTTTGGTGTATTCAGTGGCATCCAACTGATAGGCCTTACCCAAAGATTGTGGTGGATGGTAACTGGTAAGTATCCCTCCGTCCTTAATCAGAGATCTGGTTTCAAGCCCCAAGAATTGAGTCTCCTTTGGAtaggtggatataatggatcaacaCATGCATCTCTAATGTCAGACTTTCAGTTCTTGTTAATGGAAGCCCAGGAGGCTACTTTAAGTCTCAAAGAGGCCTAAGACAAGGAAACCCTCTCTCCCCTTATCTTTTTTGTGATTGTCATGGAAGCCCTAAGCTTAATGCTTATAAGAGAGCTGAAGAATTGCTTCTTTCAGCcgccaaaaagaggaaaaaacagTCTTTGTCTAAGAAATGCATTGAAAAAGGACAAATGTATAAAACCTTTCAACGAGATCTAGGTCAGCAAATTGATTCATAGGAACGGAACCTTCTAAAGCACAAAGCTGCACGTGCTTTGCAGACAAGGGAAAAGAATTTATAGTTTTTCAGCTCTGTAAAGAAACTTACCATATTATTTACGAGCAAACAAACCATGCAGGGAACCAGCTGCACCACGTCGTCTTCCCTATGATACAATAATAGAAGCACTGGCTTGAGAGATAAAGTTGCTGCGATATTAGCTATAATATACAAGTATTATTACAGACCTTTTCACTGTTAAACAGGTCCTCGGCAATAGCTTCcatttgttttctctttttctcttctttAATCGATTCAGCAACATCTTCATTCTTATACTCAGATTCTCTGCCATCAAGATCACGGATCAACATTGAAggaatatgatatgaaatgaagaCTATAAACAAACCAGAGATAGACTTAGCTGCTTACTGATATGGATACTTGGCGAACGGAATGAAGATTTCAAAGCTATTCGGGGATGGAGCACTTGTCTACAAAATTAAGTCATGAGAACAGCAAATATTGACATCTAAAGTATAGCACCATAATCATATCCACTGACCAAAGAAGAAGAGGAACCAAACCTAAAGTGAAGATGCATCAATATAGAATTGCAATTCATAGACAACTTATTGTACTTTAAAGAAGCAATACAGTATACAGCGAACTGCAGAAAGCAATTTTTTTATAAGGACCCTCAGAAAGCCGTCTTATGTCTACAAACTGATATGCTTCCTGGACTTACAATCAAATCAAACCTAGGAATCCACTGGACACAGC containing:
- the LOC138906654 gene encoding rust resistance kinase Lr10-like produces the protein MYDMIEGFLQRQNNFMPIRYNYSHIKRMTRGFKEKIGEGGYGKVYKGKLRSGRDVAVKMLSKPKAGGGQDFMNEVATIGRIHHVNVVGLVGYCVETTERALVYDFMPNGSLDKYITSQEGSPVLSWQRKYEIIVGVARGIEYLHRGCEIRILHFDIKPHNILLDENFIPKISDFGLAKLYPTDNSIVTLTAARGTIGYVAPELISRSIGAISYKADVYSFGMLLMEMLDLKRNVAVNEENSSQYFPCWVYDKFNKGKEIMVDEEANEDEKKISRKMTIVVLWCIQTNPVQRPSMSVVVEMLEGEVESLAPPPQPLQSQPIAPLFHQMESSITYSSDSMALLENAANNPVELDICCD